A window of Candidatus Sulfotelmatobacter sp. genomic DNA:
GAGCCGCGCCCGGCGCGAAGCCTTCGGGGGCCGACGAACGCCACGCCTGCTTGACCATGCCGGTCAGCATGGCAGCAGCCGCGCCCTTTCCGGCGACGTCGGCCACCAGCAGCGCCAGCCCCGGGCCCGCGATCTTCTCCCAGTCGAAGAAGTCGCCGCACAGCTCCCGGCTCGATTCGCACAAGGCCGCGCCGGTCAGCGGTCCGGCCGCGGTCGCGCGCTCGGGCATCAGGCTCTCCTGGAAGCTGCGCGCGGCCGCCAGCTCGCGCTCCATCAGCGTGGCGTGCGAGCGGTTCTCGGCGGCCAGCTTCCGCAGCTCGAGGCAGCGCCCCACCAGCGCCAGCAGCACGTCGCGGTGAAACGGCTTCTGCAGGAAGAAGAACGCGCGCTCGCGGATCGCGCGGGTCAGGCGCTGGTCGGTGTCGGTGACGCTGCCGGTCATCAGGATCACGTCGATCAAGGGATCCGCGACCTTCAGCTCGCCCATCAGATCGAAGCCGTCCATGCCCGGCATGCGGATGTCGAGCAGCGCGATGTCGAAGTGCTGCTCGGCGGCCTGCTCGATCGCCGCGCGCGCGCCGCCGGCGGCGACCACGTCACAGCTCGACTCGAGTACCCGTGCCACGGTGCGGCGATGCGCCGCGTCGTCGTCCACCACCAGAATGCGCGGGCGCCGCATGCTCAGCTCCCGCTCCCGTCGTCGACGCGCAGCAGCACCGAGACCCGGGTGCCATGCCCCGGCTCGCTCGAGATCGTCATGTCGCCGCCCACGCCCGAGAGAATCGAGCGGCAGGTCGGAAGCCCGAGGCCGGTGCCGTTGTCCTTGGTGGTGACGAACGGCTCCTCGATCTCGGTGATCTGATCCGGCGCGATGCCGCGGCCGGTGTCCTCGACCACCGAACGGATGCGATCGCCTTCCGTGCCCAGCGTAATGCGCAGCGTGCCGCCGCGCGGCATCGCCTCGATCGCGTTGGTGGCCAGGTTCAGGAACAGCTGCTCCATCTCGGCCAGGCTGCCGCGCACCGGCGGCAATCCGTCGGCCAGCTCCAGGTCGAGCCGCACGCCGGCGCGGCGCATCATGCCGTCGAGCACCTCGCAGGCGTTGCGCACCGCGCGCGACGCATCGCAGGTGCCGCCGTGCCCGGTGGTGCCGCGCGCCCAGCGCAGCATGCCGGCGAAGATCCGGCGGCAGACCTCGAGCGAGTTTTCGATCTCGGCCATGTCCTCGCTCAGCACCGCGGGGTCGAGTCGATGCTCCTCGAGATCGGCGCGAATCTGCTGCACCAGCGGCAGCACCGCCCCGAGCGCGTTGTTGACGTCGTGCGCCACACCGCGCGCCAGATGCGCGAACACCGCGTGGCGTTCGGCGGCCAGCACCTGGCGCCGCACGCGCTCCGCCGCCCGCGAGCGCGCCAGCGCCACCGCCACGGCCGGCGCGAACTGGCGCAGGATCTCGAGCTCGTGGCTGCCGAAGCTCCCGGGGTAGACCGCGCCGAGCTGCAACACCGCGAATCCGCCCTCGCGGCTGCCGAGCGCGGCGCACAGCATCGCTCCCATCGCCGGCGCGGGCTCGCCTGC
This region includes:
- a CDS encoding ATP-binding protein — encoded protein: MSDGRGTELPDLTAEVAQVIVETTALLRGARDVDKILHPWLRATLKLLGADAVCVATLRPGAPLARLRAAQPREDGWDSTLLTALAGGADPEIPLGVLSARLERRSRHWGALVARRSDGTFSTAQRHALQRIAVEISERVRLLDRERLAEVRSRIDLKILRDLAPKDLYYQILAGLHQLTRYDHSAALHILEPGGDRLELVAEQIAWKKMKSARIGSTRLIGETLLHALDGGAVHGFDYLDGEWRDWTSQGATELARVLDPAEPRAAGEPAPAMGAMLCAALGSREGGFAVLQLGAVYPGSFGSHELEILRQFAPAVAVALARSRAAERVRRQVLAAERHAVFAHLARGVAHDVNNALGAVLPLVQQIRADLEEHRLDPAVLSEDMAEIENSLEVCRRIFAGMLRWARGTTGHGGTCDASRAVRNACEVLDGMMRRAGVRLDLELADGLPPVRGSLAEMEQLFLNLATNAIEAMPRGGTLRITLGTEGDRIRSVVEDTGRGIAPDQITEIEEPFVTTKDNGTGLGLPTCRSILSGVGGDMTISSEPGHGTRVSVLLRVDDGSGS
- a CDS encoding response regulator gives rise to the protein MRRPRILVVDDDAAHRRTVARVLESSCDVVAAGGARAAIEQAAEQHFDIALLDIRMPGMDGFDLMGELKVADPLIDVILMTGSVTDTDQRLTRAIRERAFFFLQKPFHRDVLLALVGRCLELRKLAAENRSHATLMERELAAARSFQESLMPERATAAGPLTGAALCESSRELCGDFFDWEKIAGPGLALLVADVAGKGAAAAMLTGMVKQAWRSSAPEGFAPGAALQRVFAATRLFPDQRHLTAFSGRADSAAGTLEYIVTAGHPPALMLRSDGAIEALDAS